The following proteins are co-located in the Solanum pennellii chromosome 8, SPENNV200 genome:
- the LOC107028923 gene encoding homeobox-leucine zipper protein HDG5 isoform X1 — MFGDCQLFSSMGMGGNNNNNNNVSSDTLYSSSIQNPNFNFMTMGGNSLPFNIFPPNNIIPKEENGLFKNKEEMDSGSGSEHIEGMSGNELEPEQQQQQQQQGGKKKRYHRHSVRQIQEMEALFKECPHPDDKQRLKLSQDLGLKPRQVKFWFQNRRTQMKAQQDRSDNVILRAENDNLKNENYRLQAALRSIMCPTCGGPAMLGEMGYDEQQLRLENARLKEEFERVCCLVSQYNGRGPMQGLGPPNPLLPPSLELDMSINNFTSKFEDQPNCADMVPVPLLMPDQNNSQFSGGPMILEEEKSLAMELALSSMDELVKMCTSSDPLWIRASNDSGKEVLNVEEYSRMFPWPVGVKQNANELKIEATRSSAVVIMNSITLVDAFLDTNKCIELFPSIISRAKTIQVVTSGVSGHASGSLQLMFMEMQVLTPLVSTRECYFLRYCQQNVEEGSWAIVDFPLDSLHNNFPPPFPYFKRRPSGCIIQDMPNGYSRVIWVEHAEVEENPVNQIFNHFVTSGVAFGAQRWLSILQRQCERLASLMARNISDLGVIPSPEARKSLMNLAQRMIKTFCMNISTCCGQSWTALSDSPDDTVRITTRKVTEPGQPNGLILSAVSTSWLPYNHFQVFDLLRDERRRAQLDVLSNGNSLHEVAHIANGSHPGNCISLLRINVASNSSQSVELMLQESCTDDSGSLVVYTTVDVDAIQLAMNGEDPSCIPLLPLGFVITPINNGQVNMNNSDNVVSGTEANSSQSSEKRQNSSSIQEYSGGCLLTVGLQVLASTIPSAKLNLSSVTAINHHLCNTVQQINAALVAFYPDTEVTAPSSPPPQQPESSKQADENSNS, encoded by the exons ATGTTTGGTGATTGTCAACTATTTTCATCTATGGGGATGGgaggaaataataataataataataatgtttctTCCGATACACTCTACTCTTCCTCGATCCAAAACCCTAATTTTAACTTCATGACTATGGGAGGAAATAGCTTGCCTTTCAACATATTTCCTCCTAATAATATTATTCCT aaggaagaaaatggattattcaaaaacaaagaagaaatggATAGTGGATCAGGAAGTGAACATATTGAAGGAATGTCTGGAAATGAACTCGAACccgaacaacaacaacaacagcaacaacaaggGGGAAAGAAGAAACGTTATCATAGACACAGTGTTCGTCAGATCCAAGAAATGGAAGC GTTATTTAAGGAATGTCCACATCCAGATGACAAGCAAAGGCTTAAACTAAGCCAAGACCTTGGCCTTAAACCACGTCAAGTTAAATTCTGGTTTCAAAATCGAAGAACTCAAATGAAG GCTCAACAAGATCGATCAGATAATGTGATACTTAGAGCTGAGAATGACAATTTAAAGAATGAGAATTATCGACTGCAAGCAGCTCTACGCAGTATTATGTGCCCTACTTGTGGAGGTCCTGCCATGCTTGGAGAAATGGGATATGATGAACAACAACTCCGCCTCGAAAATGCCCGTCTCAAGGAAGAG TTTGAGCGAGTATGTTGCCTTGTATCTCAATACAATGGCCGCGGACCAATGCAAGGGCTAGGACCACCAAATCCACTTCTTCCACCATCGTTGGAACTCGATATGTCCATTAATAATTTCACAAGTAAATTCGAGGACCAGCCAAACTGCGCGGATATGGTTCCTGTTCCATTACTTATGCCTGATCAAAACAACTCTCAATTCTCTGGTGGTCCAATGATCTTGGAAGAGGAAAAATCTCTTGCGATGGAACTTGCTCTTTCATCGATGGATGAATTAGTCAAGATGTGCACAAGCTCTGATCCGCTCTGGATTAGGGCTTCTAATGATTCTGGAAAAGAAGTGCTTAATGTTGAAGAATATTCTAGAATGTTCCCATGGCCTGTTGGAGTCAAACAGAATGCAAATGAGCTTAAAATTGAAGCAACTCGTAGCAGTGCTGTTGTTATCATGAATAGCATCACTCTCGTGGACGCCTTCTTGGATACA aatAAATGTATAGAGCTTTTTCCATCTATCATTTCTAGAGCCAAAACAATTCAAGTTGTAACTTCAGGAGTTTCAGGACATGCCAGTGGTTCTCTTCAATtg ATGTTTATGGAAATGCAAGTTTTGACACCCTTAGTGTCAACAAGAGAATGTTATTTCTTGCGTTATTGCCAACAAAATGTGGAGGAAGGGAGTTGGGCAATTGTTGATTTTCCACTTGATAGTCTTCACAACAATTTCCCACCACCTTTCCCTTATTTCAAGAGAAGACCTTCTGGATGCATCATTCAAGACATGCCCAATGGATACTCTAGG gttaTATGGGTTGAACATGCTGAGGTGGAGGAAAATCCAgtgaatcaaatatttaatcaCTTTGTAACTAGTGGAGTGGCATTTGGAGCACAAAGATGGTTATCAATCTTGCAAAGACAATGTGAAAGGCTTGCTAGTCTTATGGCTAGAAATATATCTGACCTTGGAG TGATACCATCTCCAGAAGCGCGAAAGAGCTTGATGAATTTAGCACAAAGGATGATCAAGACATTTTGTATGAACATTAGTACTTGTTGTGGTCAATCATGGACAGCTCTTTCTGATTCTCCTGATGATACTGTTAGAATCACTACTAGAAAAGTTACGGAACCAGGACAACCTAATGGACTAATTCTTAGCGCGGTTTCAACTTCTTGGCTTCCATATAATCATTTCCAGGTCTTTGATCTCTTGAGAGATGAACGTCGTAGAGCTCAg TTGGATGTACTTTCAAATGGGAACTCATTACATGAAGTGGCTCATATTGCAAATGGTTCACATCCAGGGAATTGCATCTCTCTTCTTCGAATTAAT GTGGCTAGCAATTCATCTCAAAGTGTAGAGCTAATGCTACAAGAGAGTTGCACGGATGATTCAGGGAGCCTGGTGGTCTACACAACAGTAGATGTGGACGCGATCCAGCTAGCTATGAACGGGGAGGATCCATCGTGCATTCCTCTTCTTCCCTTAGGGTTTGTCATAACACCAATCAATAACGGACAAGTCAATATGAACAACAGTGACAACGTCGTCTCAGGTACTGAGGCTAATTCATCTCAATCTTCCGAAAAGAGACAGAACTCGTCGTCAATTCAAGAGTATTCAGGAGGATGCCTACTCACCGTTGGATTACAAGTCCTCGCTAGCACGATCCCAAGTGCAAAGCTCAATCTATCCAGCGTCACTGCTATTAACCATCATTTATGCAACACCGTACAACAAATCAATGCTGCACTTGTTGCTTTTTACCCCGACACAGAGGTAACTGCACCATCATCTCCACCACCACAACAACCAGAGTCGTCCAAGCAAGCGGACGAAAACTCAAATTCCTAA
- the LOC107028652 gene encoding probable tocopherol O-methyltransferase, chloroplastic isoform X1: protein MGSQWYSGYSIQSLNPTCPSSSSSSVIFTLLKPQIHRRRIITCCNSRRRRRMASVAAMNAVSSSSVEVGIQNQQELKKGIADLYDESSGIWEDIWGDHMHHGYYEPKSSVELSDHRAAQIRMIEQALSFAAISDEYLNLQAYCICVEDPAKKPTSIVDVGCGIGGSSRYLAKKYGATAKGITLSPVQAERAQALADAQGLGDKVSFQVADALNQPFPDGQFDLVWSMESGEHMPNKEKFVGELARVAAPGGTIILVTWCHRDLSPSEESLTPEEKELLNKICKAFYLPAWCSTADYVNLLQSNSLQDIKAEDWSENVAPFWPAVIKSALTWKGFTSVLRSGWKTIKAALAMPLMIEGYKKGLIKFAIITCRKPE, encoded by the exons ATGGGCAGCCAATGGTATTCCGGTTATTCTATCCAATCATTGAACCCCACGTGTCCatcatcttcttcctcctctGTTATCTTCACTCTTCTTAAACCCCAGATTCACAGGAGAAGAATCATTACTTGTTGTaatagtagaagaagaagaagaatggctAGTGTTGCTGCGATGAATGCTGTGTCTTCGTCATCTGTAGAAGTTGGAATACAGAATCAACAGGAGTTGAAAAAAGGAATTGCAGATTTATATGATGAGTCTTCTGGGATTTGGGAAGATATTTGGGGTGACCATATGCATCATGGATATTATGAACCTAAGTCATCTGTGGAACTTTCAGATCATCGTGCTGCTCAGATCCGTATGATTGAACAGGCGCTAAGTTTTGCTGCTATTTCTG ACGAGTACCTTAATTTACAAGCATATTGTATATGTGTAGAAGATCCAGCGAAGAAACCTACGTCCATAGTTGATGTTGGATGTGGCATCGGTGGCAGTTCTAGGTACCTTGCAAAGAAATATGGCGCTACAGCTAAAGGTATCACTTTGAGTCCTGTACAAGCAGAGAGGGCTCAAGCTCTTGCTGATGCTCAGGGATTAGGTGATAAG GTTTCATTTCAAGTAGCAGACGCCTTGAATCAGCCTTTTCCAGATGGGCAATTCGACTTGGTTTGGTCCATGGAGAGTGGAGAACACATGCCGAACAAAGAAAAG TTTGTTGGCGAATTAGCTCGAGTGGCAGCACCAGGAGGCACAATCATCCTTGTCACATGGTGCCACAGGGACCTTTCCCCTTCGGAGGAATCTCTGACTCCAGAGGAGAAAGAGCTGTTAAATAAGATATGCAAAGCCTTCTATCTTCCGGCTTGGTGTTCCACTGCTGATTATGTGAATTTACTTCAATCCAATTCTCTTCAG GATATCAAAGCAGAAGACTGGTCTGAGAATGTTGCTCCATTTTGGCCAGCAGTCATAAAGTCAGCACTGACATGGAAGGGCTTCACATCAGTACTACGCAGTG GATGGAAGACAATCAAAGCTGCACTGGCAATGCCACTGATGATTGAAGGATACAAGAAAGGTCTCATCAAATTTGCCATCATCACATGTCGAAAACCTGAATA A
- the LOC107028652 gene encoding probable tocopherol O-methyltransferase, chloroplastic isoform X3, protein MGSQWYSGYSIQSLNPTCPSSSSSSVIFTLLKPQIHRRRIITCCNSRRRRRMASVAAMNAVSSSSVEVGIQNQQELKKGIADLYDESSGIWEDIWGDHMHHGYYEPKSSVELSDHRAAQIRMIEQALSFAAISDPAKKPTSIVDVGCGIGGSSRYLAKKYGATAKGITLSPVQAERAQALADAQGLGDKVSFQVADALNQPFPDGQFDLVWSMESGEHMPNKEKFVGELARVAAPGGTIILVTWCHRDLSPSEESLTPEEKELLNKICKAFYLPAWCSTADYVNLLQSNSLQDIKAEDWSENVAPFWPAVIKSALTWKGFTSVLRSGWKTIKAALAMPLMIEGYKKGLIKFAIITCRKPE, encoded by the exons ATGGGCAGCCAATGGTATTCCGGTTATTCTATCCAATCATTGAACCCCACGTGTCCatcatcttcttcctcctctGTTATCTTCACTCTTCTTAAACCCCAGATTCACAGGAGAAGAATCATTACTTGTTGTaatagtagaagaagaagaagaatggctAGTGTTGCTGCGATGAATGCTGTGTCTTCGTCATCTGTAGAAGTTGGAATACAGAATCAACAGGAGTTGAAAAAAGGAATTGCAGATTTATATGATGAGTCTTCTGGGATTTGGGAAGATATTTGGGGTGACCATATGCATCATGGATATTATGAACCTAAGTCATCTGTGGAACTTTCAGATCATCGTGCTGCTCAGATCCGTATGATTGAACAGGCGCTAAGTTTTGCTGCTATTTCTG ATCCAGCGAAGAAACCTACGTCCATAGTTGATGTTGGATGTGGCATCGGTGGCAGTTCTAGGTACCTTGCAAAGAAATATGGCGCTACAGCTAAAGGTATCACTTTGAGTCCTGTACAAGCAGAGAGGGCTCAAGCTCTTGCTGATGCTCAGGGATTAGGTGATAAG GTTTCATTTCAAGTAGCAGACGCCTTGAATCAGCCTTTTCCAGATGGGCAATTCGACTTGGTTTGGTCCATGGAGAGTGGAGAACACATGCCGAACAAAGAAAAG TTTGTTGGCGAATTAGCTCGAGTGGCAGCACCAGGAGGCACAATCATCCTTGTCACATGGTGCCACAGGGACCTTTCCCCTTCGGAGGAATCTCTGACTCCAGAGGAGAAAGAGCTGTTAAATAAGATATGCAAAGCCTTCTATCTTCCGGCTTGGTGTTCCACTGCTGATTATGTGAATTTACTTCAATCCAATTCTCTTCAG GATATCAAAGCAGAAGACTGGTCTGAGAATGTTGCTCCATTTTGGCCAGCAGTCATAAAGTCAGCACTGACATGGAAGGGCTTCACATCAGTACTACGCAGTG GATGGAAGACAATCAAAGCTGCACTGGCAATGCCACTGATGATTGAAGGATACAAGAAAGGTCTCATCAAATTTGCCATCATCACATGTCGAAAACCTGAATA A
- the LOC107028923 gene encoding homeobox-leucine zipper protein HDG5 isoform X2, translating into MFGDCQLFSSMGMGGNNNNNNNVSSDTLYSSSIQNPNFNFMTMGGNSLPFNIFPPNNIIPEENGLFKNKEEMDSGSGSEHIEGMSGNELEPEQQQQQQQQGGKKKRYHRHSVRQIQEMEALFKECPHPDDKQRLKLSQDLGLKPRQVKFWFQNRRTQMKAQQDRSDNVILRAENDNLKNENYRLQAALRSIMCPTCGGPAMLGEMGYDEQQLRLENARLKEEFERVCCLVSQYNGRGPMQGLGPPNPLLPPSLELDMSINNFTSKFEDQPNCADMVPVPLLMPDQNNSQFSGGPMILEEEKSLAMELALSSMDELVKMCTSSDPLWIRASNDSGKEVLNVEEYSRMFPWPVGVKQNANELKIEATRSSAVVIMNSITLVDAFLDTNKCIELFPSIISRAKTIQVVTSGVSGHASGSLQLMFMEMQVLTPLVSTRECYFLRYCQQNVEEGSWAIVDFPLDSLHNNFPPPFPYFKRRPSGCIIQDMPNGYSRVIWVEHAEVEENPVNQIFNHFVTSGVAFGAQRWLSILQRQCERLASLMARNISDLGVIPSPEARKSLMNLAQRMIKTFCMNISTCCGQSWTALSDSPDDTVRITTRKVTEPGQPNGLILSAVSTSWLPYNHFQVFDLLRDERRRAQLDVLSNGNSLHEVAHIANGSHPGNCISLLRINVASNSSQSVELMLQESCTDDSGSLVVYTTVDVDAIQLAMNGEDPSCIPLLPLGFVITPINNGQVNMNNSDNVVSGTEANSSQSSEKRQNSSSIQEYSGGCLLTVGLQVLASTIPSAKLNLSSVTAINHHLCNTVQQINAALVAFYPDTEVTAPSSPPPQQPESSKQADENSNS; encoded by the exons ATGTTTGGTGATTGTCAACTATTTTCATCTATGGGGATGGgaggaaataataataataataataatgtttctTCCGATACACTCTACTCTTCCTCGATCCAAAACCCTAATTTTAACTTCATGACTATGGGAGGAAATAGCTTGCCTTTCAACATATTTCCTCCTAATAATATTATTCCT gaagaaaatggattattcaaaaacaaagaagaaatggATAGTGGATCAGGAAGTGAACATATTGAAGGAATGTCTGGAAATGAACTCGAACccgaacaacaacaacaacagcaacaacaaggGGGAAAGAAGAAACGTTATCATAGACACAGTGTTCGTCAGATCCAAGAAATGGAAGC GTTATTTAAGGAATGTCCACATCCAGATGACAAGCAAAGGCTTAAACTAAGCCAAGACCTTGGCCTTAAACCACGTCAAGTTAAATTCTGGTTTCAAAATCGAAGAACTCAAATGAAG GCTCAACAAGATCGATCAGATAATGTGATACTTAGAGCTGAGAATGACAATTTAAAGAATGAGAATTATCGACTGCAAGCAGCTCTACGCAGTATTATGTGCCCTACTTGTGGAGGTCCTGCCATGCTTGGAGAAATGGGATATGATGAACAACAACTCCGCCTCGAAAATGCCCGTCTCAAGGAAGAG TTTGAGCGAGTATGTTGCCTTGTATCTCAATACAATGGCCGCGGACCAATGCAAGGGCTAGGACCACCAAATCCACTTCTTCCACCATCGTTGGAACTCGATATGTCCATTAATAATTTCACAAGTAAATTCGAGGACCAGCCAAACTGCGCGGATATGGTTCCTGTTCCATTACTTATGCCTGATCAAAACAACTCTCAATTCTCTGGTGGTCCAATGATCTTGGAAGAGGAAAAATCTCTTGCGATGGAACTTGCTCTTTCATCGATGGATGAATTAGTCAAGATGTGCACAAGCTCTGATCCGCTCTGGATTAGGGCTTCTAATGATTCTGGAAAAGAAGTGCTTAATGTTGAAGAATATTCTAGAATGTTCCCATGGCCTGTTGGAGTCAAACAGAATGCAAATGAGCTTAAAATTGAAGCAACTCGTAGCAGTGCTGTTGTTATCATGAATAGCATCACTCTCGTGGACGCCTTCTTGGATACA aatAAATGTATAGAGCTTTTTCCATCTATCATTTCTAGAGCCAAAACAATTCAAGTTGTAACTTCAGGAGTTTCAGGACATGCCAGTGGTTCTCTTCAATtg ATGTTTATGGAAATGCAAGTTTTGACACCCTTAGTGTCAACAAGAGAATGTTATTTCTTGCGTTATTGCCAACAAAATGTGGAGGAAGGGAGTTGGGCAATTGTTGATTTTCCACTTGATAGTCTTCACAACAATTTCCCACCACCTTTCCCTTATTTCAAGAGAAGACCTTCTGGATGCATCATTCAAGACATGCCCAATGGATACTCTAGG gttaTATGGGTTGAACATGCTGAGGTGGAGGAAAATCCAgtgaatcaaatatttaatcaCTTTGTAACTAGTGGAGTGGCATTTGGAGCACAAAGATGGTTATCAATCTTGCAAAGACAATGTGAAAGGCTTGCTAGTCTTATGGCTAGAAATATATCTGACCTTGGAG TGATACCATCTCCAGAAGCGCGAAAGAGCTTGATGAATTTAGCACAAAGGATGATCAAGACATTTTGTATGAACATTAGTACTTGTTGTGGTCAATCATGGACAGCTCTTTCTGATTCTCCTGATGATACTGTTAGAATCACTACTAGAAAAGTTACGGAACCAGGACAACCTAATGGACTAATTCTTAGCGCGGTTTCAACTTCTTGGCTTCCATATAATCATTTCCAGGTCTTTGATCTCTTGAGAGATGAACGTCGTAGAGCTCAg TTGGATGTACTTTCAAATGGGAACTCATTACATGAAGTGGCTCATATTGCAAATGGTTCACATCCAGGGAATTGCATCTCTCTTCTTCGAATTAAT GTGGCTAGCAATTCATCTCAAAGTGTAGAGCTAATGCTACAAGAGAGTTGCACGGATGATTCAGGGAGCCTGGTGGTCTACACAACAGTAGATGTGGACGCGATCCAGCTAGCTATGAACGGGGAGGATCCATCGTGCATTCCTCTTCTTCCCTTAGGGTTTGTCATAACACCAATCAATAACGGACAAGTCAATATGAACAACAGTGACAACGTCGTCTCAGGTACTGAGGCTAATTCATCTCAATCTTCCGAAAAGAGACAGAACTCGTCGTCAATTCAAGAGTATTCAGGAGGATGCCTACTCACCGTTGGATTACAAGTCCTCGCTAGCACGATCCCAAGTGCAAAGCTCAATCTATCCAGCGTCACTGCTATTAACCATCATTTATGCAACACCGTACAACAAATCAATGCTGCACTTGTTGCTTTTTACCCCGACACAGAGGTAACTGCACCATCATCTCCACCACCACAACAACCAGAGTCGTCCAAGCAAGCGGACGAAAACTCAAATTCCTAA
- the LOC107028652 gene encoding probable tocopherol O-methyltransferase, chloroplastic isoform X2, translating to MGSQWYSGYSIQSLNPTCPSSSSSSVIFTLLKPQIHRRRIITCCNSRRRRRMASVAAMNAVSSSSVEVGIQNQQELKKGIADLYDESSGIWEDIWGDHMHHGYYEPKSSVELSDHRAAQIRMIEQALSFAAISEDPAKKPTSIVDVGCGIGGSSRYLAKKYGATAKGITLSPVQAERAQALADAQGLGDKVSFQVADALNQPFPDGQFDLVWSMESGEHMPNKEKFVGELARVAAPGGTIILVTWCHRDLSPSEESLTPEEKELLNKICKAFYLPAWCSTADYVNLLQSNSLQDIKAEDWSENVAPFWPAVIKSALTWKGFTSVLRSGWKTIKAALAMPLMIEGYKKGLIKFAIITCRKPE from the exons ATGGGCAGCCAATGGTATTCCGGTTATTCTATCCAATCATTGAACCCCACGTGTCCatcatcttcttcctcctctGTTATCTTCACTCTTCTTAAACCCCAGATTCACAGGAGAAGAATCATTACTTGTTGTaatagtagaagaagaagaagaatggctAGTGTTGCTGCGATGAATGCTGTGTCTTCGTCATCTGTAGAAGTTGGAATACAGAATCAACAGGAGTTGAAAAAAGGAATTGCAGATTTATATGATGAGTCTTCTGGGATTTGGGAAGATATTTGGGGTGACCATATGCATCATGGATATTATGAACCTAAGTCATCTGTGGAACTTTCAGATCATCGTGCTGCTCAGATCCGTATGATTGAACAGGCGCTAAGTTTTGCTGCTATTTCTG AAGATCCAGCGAAGAAACCTACGTCCATAGTTGATGTTGGATGTGGCATCGGTGGCAGTTCTAGGTACCTTGCAAAGAAATATGGCGCTACAGCTAAAGGTATCACTTTGAGTCCTGTACAAGCAGAGAGGGCTCAAGCTCTTGCTGATGCTCAGGGATTAGGTGATAAG GTTTCATTTCAAGTAGCAGACGCCTTGAATCAGCCTTTTCCAGATGGGCAATTCGACTTGGTTTGGTCCATGGAGAGTGGAGAACACATGCCGAACAAAGAAAAG TTTGTTGGCGAATTAGCTCGAGTGGCAGCACCAGGAGGCACAATCATCCTTGTCACATGGTGCCACAGGGACCTTTCCCCTTCGGAGGAATCTCTGACTCCAGAGGAGAAAGAGCTGTTAAATAAGATATGCAAAGCCTTCTATCTTCCGGCTTGGTGTTCCACTGCTGATTATGTGAATTTACTTCAATCCAATTCTCTTCAG GATATCAAAGCAGAAGACTGGTCTGAGAATGTTGCTCCATTTTGGCCAGCAGTCATAAAGTCAGCACTGACATGGAAGGGCTTCACATCAGTACTACGCAGTG GATGGAAGACAATCAAAGCTGCACTGGCAATGCCACTGATGATTGAAGGATACAAGAAAGGTCTCATCAAATTTGCCATCATCACATGTCGAAAACCTGAATA A
- the LOC107028652 gene encoding probable tocopherol O-methyltransferase, chloroplastic (The RefSeq protein has 1 substitution compared to this genomic sequence; stop codon completed by the addition of 3' A residues to the mRNA): MGSQCYSGYSIQSLNPTCPSSSSSSVIFTLLKPQIHRRRIITCCNSRRRRRMASVAAMNAVSSSSVEVGIQNQQELKKGIADLYDESSGIWEDIWGDHMHHGYYEPKSSVELSDHRAAQIRMIEQALSFAAISEDPAKKPTSIVDVGCGIGGSSRYLAKKYGATAKGITLSPVQAERAQALADAQGLGDKVSFQVADALNQPFPDGQFDLVWSMESGEHMPNKEKFVGELARVAAPGGTIILVTWCHRDLSPSEESLTPEEKELLNKICKAFYLPAWCSTADYVNLLQSNSLQDIKAEDWSENVAPFWPAVIKSALTWKGFTSVLRSGWKTIKAALAMPLMIEGYKKGLIKFAIITCRKPE; the protein is encoded by the exons ATGGGCAGCCAATGGTATTCCGGTTATTCTATCCAATCATTGAACCCCACGTGTCCatcatcttcttcctcctctGTTATCTTCACTCTTCTTAAACCCCAGATTCACAGGAGAAGAATCATTACTTGTTGTaatagtagaagaagaagaagaatggctAGTGTTGCTGCGATGAATGCTGTGTCTTCGTCATCTGTAGAAGTTGGAATACAGAATCAACAGGAGTTGAAAAAAGGAATTGCAGATTTATATGATGAGTCTTCTGGGATTTGGGAAGATATTTGGGGTGACCATATGCATCATGGATATTATGAACCTAAGTCATCTGTGGAACTTTCAGATCATCGTGCTGCTCAGATCCGTATGATTGAACAGGCGCTAAGTTTTGCTGCTATTTCTG AAGATCCAGCGAAGAAACCTACGTCCATAGTTGATGTTGGATGTGGCATCGGTGGCAGTTCTAGGTACCTTGCAAAGAAATATGGCGCTACAGCTAAAGGTATCACTTTGAGTCCTGTACAAGCAGAGAGGGCTCAAGCTCTTGCTGATGCTCAGGGATTAGGTGATAAG GTTTCATTTCAAGTAGCAGACGCCTTGAATCAGCCTTTTCCAGATGGGCAATTCGACTTGGTTTGGTCCATGGAGAGTGGAGAACACATGCCGAACAAAGAAAAG TTTGTTGGCGAATTAGCTCGAGTGGCAGCACCAGGAGGCACAATCATCCTTGTCACATGGTGCCACAGGGACCTTTCCCCTTCGGAGGAATCTCTGACTCCAGAGGAGAAAGAGCTGTTAAATAAGATATGCAAAGCCTTCTATCTTCCGGCTTGGTGTTCCACTGCTGATTATGTGAATTTACTTCAATCCAATTCTCTTCAG GATATCAAAGCAGAAGACTGGTCTGAGAATGTTGCTCCATTTTGGCCAGCAGTCATAAAGTCAGCACTGACATGGAAGGGCTTCACATCAGTACTACGCAGTG GATGGAAGACAATCAAAGCTGCACTGGCAATGCCACTGATGATTGAAGGATACAAGAAAGGTCTCATCAAATTTGCCATCATCACATGTCGAAAACCTGAATA